The genomic stretch GATAGATTTCCTGTTTTTTTATTTTTTTTTAATGTAAGGTCGTAAACAAGCTTTAATCCTATATACATCAAAACAACGCCTGCAAAAATTTTAAAATTTTTAGGGTCTGGAAGATATTTTACTCTCATTATAGCTCCGATAAGAACGCCAGGCAATGTGCCAACTATAACTACCCACATAAGAGGCCAGACCATTCTTCCTTCTTTAAAATAACGATAAACACCGCTCGGAATGGCGACAATATTATATAACTGATTGGTTGCGCTTACAGACGGAGTTGTATATCCTAAAAAGCTCATTTGAAAAGGAAGTAAAAGAAAAGCTCCAGATATTCCTCCCATTGAAGTAAAAAAAGATATACAAAACGATACGATTGGCGGGACTAAAGGATTAATTTCTACACCTGAAATAGGAAACAGCATTTTTCACACTCCTAAAAATAAAAAAAGGGTTAATTTACCCGCCCAAGGCAAATCAACCCTTTTGTTTATAGCTTTTTGGCTGGGAGACAAGGATTCGAACCTTGATTAACGGGGCCAGAACCCGTCGTCCTGCCATTAGACGATCCCCCAAAATTTTTGTTCTCAATTACACAAATAAATTTATTTAGTCAAGGAAAATTATTGTTGTTGTAAATCCATAATTGAATGCAGGTTTGGGGAAAACAAAGGAAATAATATAATTAATAATTATGTTTGAGATTAATTATATTATTATGTTATGTTTATATATATTATGACAAAATTAGGAAATAATTTTAATCAAAATTTGGCATCCTTCATATT from Desulfobacterales bacterium encodes the following:
- a CDS encoding sulfite exporter TauE/SafE family protein; this encodes MLFPISGVEINPLVPPIVSFCISFFTSMGGISGAFLLLPFQMSFLGYTTPSVSATNQLYNIVAIPSGVYRYFKEGRMVWPLMWVVIVGTLPGVLIGAIMRVKYLPDPKNFKIFAGVVLMYIGLKLVYDLTLKKNKKTGNLS